CCACCACAGATGACACCCAAAAAGAATGTGACTCCAAAGAAGCCAGTCTCTAAGAATCCACCTAAATCAGTTTTTACTAGTGGTTCATCACCTAAGAGATGGCATGGCAAGTCAGTTAGAAGAAGTCAAAGAATAccaaggatgaagaagaagaatcctacTAAAGTGTTTGTTGATTTAGCTGGTAGTGAAGAAGATGTTTATGATGAATATGTTGATGATGGAGGTGTATCAGTTCCACAGTTTACTCAACAAACACAAGCAAGTGTAGATGAGAATGATGATGGAGATGTTTATATTCCACAGTTTACTCAACAAACACAAGCAAGTGTAGTTGAGAATAATCCTGTTTTGGAGGCTTGTGGAGATGAACAAGGTAATGAGATACCTAGATTTGATGAGTATTTCAATCATGACTTTTGGGTTGAAGCTACAACACAGGCAGAAGTGGTGTAAGATTTTTTTGCAGTTGCCCAAGAGTACAAGAAAAGTGATGAGTATGTCATGCACTTGAAAaatgtagaagaagatgaatgtaaCCCTGATGATGAGGATGTCCTGAAGATGAATGACAATGACAGTGAAGAGAAAGATATCAAGAGTTACAATAAGTTTCTACAAAAAGTTGAGAATGGGTATCTTTCAGATGGTACTGCAAGTCAGAGaagtgatgatgataatgttgataatgatgCTGCAAGTGATGGTGATAATGTTGATAGTGATGCTGGTGATCCAAACTTTGGGGAGGTGGAGGTTGAGAATGACAAGGAAGGTATGTGATTGCTTCTGTCTCTTTTTAAactttgttgtgtttgattgtAGATTTGTTTCATTTATTTAGTACTAATGCCCTTATCTCCGTGGTTTTGTAGAGGACCATTGTGGGGACTTGGTCtctgacagagaagaagaaggtaaattgttatttgttttgtagtcttttgtttttgtttttctttgtttgtttgttatgtttgtttaTTATGTTTGTTTGAAGGGCTCTAACTGAATCATTTGTTTTTGGGAATTTGTATCAGAAACCAACAAGAATGATGGGCTTGAACTTATAGTATCAGAAAGAAACAAGACTGATGGGCCTAATTTTTCAAAGCCTAAATGTTCAAAGCCTCATGATAACACACAGTTTGAGGAAGATCATGCACAACATTTTAAGGATGAGGAAGATGAGGAGATGTTCCCTGAGGGAATTACTTTTGAACAAGTGGATCCTTACAGCCTAGTGAAGGGAAGCAAGTTTTTCAGCAAGAATGCTTTCAAGAAGCATTTGAGGGCCTACTGTGTGAAGCATAAACATCAGGTCAAGTTTAAAGATTCAAACAACTACAAGATTAGGGTGAAGTGCTTTCATCATGAGAAGACCAAGTGTCCTATGTTCATTTATGGAAGAGTTTTGAAGGGTGAAGGAACTACATTTACTCTGAGAAGTTGGAATGTGAAGCACACATGCAATGGAAATGTTAAAGGGGAGAACATATGTGCAAATCCAGAATTTGTAGCTGACTGGTACATGCAAAGGTTGGAGACTCTTggtaacaaaaacaaaatccctgatCCTGAGTCATTGGCAAATGAGTTCAACAAAGCAATGAAAGTGAACATTAAGTACCATACATTATGGAGAGCAAGAAATATTGTGTTGCAGAATCTTCATGGCAGCTATGAGGAGCAGTACAAGAAAATTCCTGCATtctgtgaaatggtgaaggtagcattaattgttttgttgtttgtttgttaaTGTTTGTCTTTAGTTAGAGCAACATGACTTAATATTACAAATTATATGGAATTAACATTACTTTGTTGTAATTGCAGGAAAAAATGCCTGGCACTGTAGATAGTTTCTCATATGGAAGCACATACAACACATTCTTGTCAATGACACTCTGCTTCAAGCCTGCTATAGAAGGATTCTTGGCTGGATGTAGGAAAATCATTGGATTGGATGCTTGCCATTTGTATGGAATGCTACAAAAAGACATATGCTCCAGAGTTTGAACCACTGTCAGCTGAAATTGACTGAGTAAGACCActagttttattaaaaaaaatatatattgattattgtgcaataaatatttaataataacAAATATTCTTGGATTCTTTTAGGGTTTCATACATGCTTTATATAATACACAACCTTTAAGGGTTTCATATCTTAACAAATAtattctctttcttcctctctttgtGTAGAATATACTGGTAGAGTTCATTAATCCTCCTGTTATCATAAGAAAAACTGGAAGGCCAAGGAAGAAGAGGATTCCTTCTTATGATGAAGCTGGAAgtgtgaagaaaatgagaaagtgtAAGAAGTGTGGAGTTTATGGTCACTATGCAATAACTTGTGCTGGTGGAGAGGTTGGAAAGAATCCAAAGGGAGAAAAACCTAGAACCTGTGTTGATGGCTCAACATCATCTACTTATGTCCCTGAACCACCAAAAAGGAAGTACAATAGAAAGAAACCGGTTGTTAGTTCTTCTGCAGGTGCATCTACTACTGCTAAGGATGGAAtgaaaaaccaaaacaattcCAAAGCATGTGTTGGTGAATCTTCTAAACAAGGTGCTGCAAAAGGGAGAAAGAGAAAGGCTTCTTCTCAACCTGCTTTCAATCAGACTAATCAACATGTTGGATCTGTCAACAACAAAGTCACCTTCACAGTTGCAGAtccaaaaggaaagaagaaaccaaagaagtaCATGAAAGTCTGATGGATTCTATGTTTATGTTtgtctcttttgtttttgttctgtGACTGGATCTGCACAATATGGTTGATACTATTTATGTTTCAATTTGGTTATCttttgtgaatggatgaatggatGCTTTTGTAAGACAATGCAAGTTCTGAAATGGGATAAATTTCATTCATACCACCACCCatttttcagatctgaaaatgaAGAGAAGCAGAAGTATGTGGTTGTGGAGATGTTCATTTATGatttatggagaagaagataaggGTGCCACGTAAGCAGTGCCATGTAAGCAGTGCCACGTGGGCCTTGCCACGTACGCACTGGGTGATGACATATAAAGAGTCACAGTAGCTGGTTGGGTCGAAATAACCGATTCAAAGGACTATCTTGTCATTTTAAGTGCACCTAAtggtgctaactttccatccatcacttttgttCAAAACTTGCTTAGTtcagcaataaataaaaaaagtggtatagatttgaaaagcaccaaaaaacaggcctatttttgtaaaaagccctATTTTTTTTGAATATAGTGCTACTGGTGGTAATGTTTGGGGACATCATTGTGCTAGCATTAACTTATTACACATGTTACAGTAGGCTTAGATTTGAAAGGGAGGAAGAAGAACACGACAGAGCGGAAAAAAACAAGAACAAGACGGTGGTTGATTAACAAAAATAGTTAGGGTGTGTTTTATTTATCCAATCTAAAATGagttatataaaacttaattTGTAATTTGTATAGTTGGGATGGGATTTAGGGAAAGTGGGGATAGAaaataggtaaaaaaaaaaagatcacatTTTCCCTAAATCAGGGATCTTTGAGATTATAAAATGGGACTTTAAGTTTCCTTACATTTGTTTTACACCACAATTTACAAAGCATGACAATCTCAAATCTGTGCATACACCAACAAAAGGAACTGTCTACAGTAAAGAATGAGCAAAAACCCAAAACAACATCAACTATATGCATTACAaattaaaacataacaaaatcaagaaagatgaatacagtagGCTCATAATTTTGTACAGCCAAGTACCCATCAACCGACTGCTGGAAGAAGGATCAGAAGGTTTAGGGGTACTATTTGAAGTCGTACCGTTATCTTTAGAGCAAGCGTAATTGCATCTGCTTGGACGAACTATTCTATACACACCACTACTTGCTAAAAGATAAATGTCTTTCTTGTTATCTTCTCCATACGAGAATATATAACCCAAATCCGGTACTGAACTGCCCACTTCATAGGTACACGGTATTGGAGAATTACTTCCACAACTGAATGGTATTTTTGTAGTATTGAATTTACCACTTCCTGTTGGGATCTCTTCAGCTGCCCACATTGCACCCGCGTATAAATCCGCATACAAGTACCTGTAATGAACCAAATGTACTTGTGTTTTTTAAGGACTTGTGTTGTGTTTAATCATACAATGTGTCTGATTAATTAAATGTTCATACTGGATGAAAGATCGGGAAACTCACCTTCCGTACATGCAAGGATCAGTCATTGAGCGATAAAAGTAACCACCTGCAATTGAAGCGGAGCCTTCCTTATCACCTTCATTTGCGTCAGAGTGGCTGTAACCCATGACGGGAAAAATGGGATTGATAGAGTTGGATGATGTATTTCCTCCAGGGGATTCTGGGGGATTATAATGAGAATTTCCTTCATATACACGCCACCCGTAATTCCCACCCTTTGTAATGATATCCACCTCTTCATATATCTCCTGTTTAAAGTTGTAAGCAACCGGCAACTGTAAGTATCAACAAATTATGATGTCTTGGAGAAACTCAAGCAATAGTACAAAAAAAATGGATAGACCATAGCAGATACATaaatttcaattacttgaaaacaaAGATGGCTAGAAGAGAATGCTAACCTGGCCTACATCCGCACACAAAAAGTAAGACGGCCGTTTAGAATCAAAACTACACCTCCAAGGATTTCTAAATCCCATGGCAAATATttccggctccgaatctttgtCATCCACATACGGATTGTCTTTTGGTATAGAATAGTTTCCCCAGAGACCATGGTCGCTTTCATTTGCACCTGACATATAAAGGACAGGGAGGAACTTATATAAGAGGGTACTGACAAGTGACACCACTGTTAAAATGTCTACATTTACTACTAACTTGGTGCATTATCTATATCAAACCGCATAATCTTTCCAAGCAAGGACTTCTTGTTCTGGGAGAAGTTATACGGGTCGCCAATCTTTCCACCATCTCCCATCATAAAATAGAGATATCCGTCGGCCGGTCCGAAGAGAATCTGACCAGCGTGATGTCCTGTAAAAGGAAGGCCCATGGTGAATATTCTCTGTACCTCTGTTGGGTTTACAACTGCTTtctgaaaaggaaatcaaattcaTGGGTAAAATCTATTGTGCATTGTTTCACTACGAGAGTAATCCAGATTAAGAATACATACGTACCAATGATGATTTTGATGCGGTGCCATTTGAACTATACTCTGCAATAACACTATGGTATTGGCATGGATCTGCACCACTGTCAGAAGCAAGCTTTGAGGGGTCACATTTTGCATCTGAATTACATGCACATCTTCCTGAACATCTTGGCGAAGTGACTTTATCACAATTGTATGAAACGAAAAAACGCCCGTTACGTGTAAAATCAGGATGAAATGCTATTCCCAGAAGTCCAAATTCAGTATCGAAATGCACTTGATCAGTTAAATCAAGAAAAGGAGATTCTTCAAAAACTAGAGCTTCCCCAGAACCATTTTCAGGAACAGCTGCAAGCCAAATCTCTCCTTTTTGATTAGCCAAGAACACACGGTTAGAACCATCAGGATGAGCAACCATGTTAAGAAAAGAATCGTTTCCCAGTTTCTCAAGACACAGACCGTTTGGAGGAGCTTCGGTTTCAGTAGTAGTActgttttcattaaaaaaaaccgGTTTACCATCAAAACACAAAGATCCCTCCTCACTAGAGGAACCACCAAATGATCCACAAAAATCAGCTTTTGATTGCCAAAGGTCGGTCAGCTTAGAACTCGAATTAATCTTAGCTCCTCCTCCGGTACTTCCTTGTAACGAAGGTGCAAATGGCGAATTCAGAATGGATGCATTTTGACATGTATCCCAAACCTTTGAACAAAAGTCATTTCTTGCAGTATTTGATTGAGTCGAGTTTACTTCAAGTGTAGTGGAATTGCACAAAACCGGAACATTCCGAACCCCAAATTCAATCTTAAATATGTCTGCCGAATACTGATCACATTGCTGCAAACCCAAGATATATTGTTAACTCGGAAACAGTACTAATCTTTCAATGTGACGCTAAATTTAATTAACAGCTGCAAGTATAATTGGCAAGTgatgatacaaaaaaaaaaaggacttACTGCGCAAAGAATCGATTTCAAAAGCGAAGCACAAGCGGTACTGGAAACGTTATAAGCTTGCAACTGCTTCTTCAACTGTGAATCTTTCGCGGAGTCGCAACAAGTACTTCCATTATAAGAACAGAACTTCAAAGGGGTCTTTGAAATCACTGGTGCTCCTATTCCAATTTAAACAACAATAATCAGAAACCCGCAGAGACAAATTAACTAAGtaatagaaagaaaaagagagagttaATTTACTTGAATTGGTGCATAGCGGAAACGCGACAGAGTGAAAAGGAAGCTGCAATAACAACACTATCGAGAGCAGGATGCCGCGAATACCGCCATTACCATCCATTTATCCAAGTtctgcaattttcttgttcaagAGAGTGATATAAGAAGCATAAAAAGTCTATCATCTGTTCAGTGATAATTCAATCGACTACCCGACAATGAAAACAACAACCAAATTAAAAAAAGGCGGAAATATTGAATCAATTATATGTTCTTAGCTTGTTATTAATGACAAAAGGACTTAATGGTATCTTGAAAAAATTCATATCCAACAACAACCAGATTTCAAAACCATGCTTTTCTCTGATTTGCAAGTGTGTATAGTTTATTATAAAATGGATCGATCAATTAATGGTGTGTCATAATCGTTGacttgaattaaaattctttaaaTAATGGAGTGGTTGAAGAACACTACTAGCtgacaaaagaaaaaacatcaaAGGTGGATTAATGTTGGGAAATATCAATCTTGGGTTCATATTTTTTGGGATCTTGTTGCTATGTTTTTCAACTTAGAACGGTGTAAGTCTGAATTTAGAAATAGGACAGTCATGGAAAGAATTTTGAAGATAAGACCagatgattttatttttattttttgatattgtATTGTATTGCCATCCGGTTCTGGTGCAAAATGAAGTTGTGGGGCCCATGGGGTAACAGTTATTAACTGATTTGAGATTGACTTTAGCTTGAATTTTATGGTGAATGGTTTGTCAGCTAGCCAGGCAATAACCAAGTGTGCACATGCGAAATTCAGTTTTATTACAATgttccaataataataataaaatcaagAAGAAGGTCAGGGAGAGCGAGAGCTTTAACATGGGAACTCTAACAGCCAGGTAGTCACATGAGATTTCAAACGATTTCCGGAGAGTGTCCAAATTTACTGTTTGTCCATACGAATTTTTGGAGAGTCTCCTAATATCTTTTGTTATTggttatagatttttttttaagtcATTCAGATTTTCTGAAACTCTATGTTATTAGATTAGGATTTAGTAAGAGTCACTCCAACACCCATGTTGTTGGAAGGAGAACTGAAACTCACCGATTTGTTGTTTTCAAGGGTGTTGAGAGGTTTTTTTCCggaaaataggcatggtagaaatctctTCCGAAGATGTGATATTTTGGGGGACTTGGAAACGAGCAGACGGCCAAGAAACGAGCCATTTGCTCAGTAAACCAGCGGCGAGATAACATAGCAAATAAAATGTGGGATGAATGAAATAAAGAGAATGAAAACTTAAGCATAGGACAAcaatgagatttattttgacaacGAACACATGATTTACTAGGTATTGGTGGTACTTTTACTAGCATTATAACATGCATAATAAAATAATTAGTAgaagttttgaatttttgattagatatttcacttcttttttttgtctctacaaatcaCATATACTCTTTACAAATCTcattttttgtctctacaaatcaCAAAGACTCTTTAATATACTCTCAAAAAATCACTAGAATTTTCTAGATTTTCAAAGAATATCCGGGAATCATTCAAATAAAAACATCTATGAAAGTCAATAGAAATATCATCTGACTTTTATGGTAAATGGTTGTCGACTAGCCAGGTAATAAAAAAGTGTGCACATGAGAAATTCACTTTTATTACAATGTTTTAATGATAATAAAATCAAGAAAAAGCATAGGGAGAGTAAGAGCTTTAACATGAGAACTCTTGTATTGTTTGTGGATGAAGCAAAAGGACTTTTCCAACGTTGGTTCTCATTAACCGTGAGATTATCTTTAATAAAAGCGTTATATCTTTATTGTTATCGGTTCCCATTGAAAACACAAAGCCCAAACTGAAGTAAGAATTTGGGTCTTCTGAGCTACACTGAATTGGGGAGTTATGCATTCGATTGTATGAAAGTTTTAAAGTACTGAAATTCCCACTGTTTTCGAGGTTCTCAGTTGCTTCCCATATTGTAACTCCAGCCAAATCCGAATACAAATACCTGAAAAACAAAACTCATTCAAAATAACTTGTACACAAATTTATTGAAGTTTGACAAGTACTATTTGGTCAATTTTCAGAATTGAAGTGTGGAGAAATATGGATTACTTGTCATACAAACATGGATAAGTTCAGATTAATAGAAATAATCGTCTTAGATAGTGATATGGAACGCAGAAGCAATATAAAAACGAAACAATTACAAGGAAAATCCATTGCAAAACGAAAGAGTTGACACAATGataataaacaaaaattcatacAATATAAATAATAAGAGgtttaataacaaaaaaaaacttacttGAATGTAAACATTAATCGAACTACTCCAAACTATTTGAAAACATAAAGAAAATACTACGTATAACCATGAACTACATAACCGTGTATTTTATTCTAACAACTCAATCTCATGAAAGTCTTGCTGTGACTCCTTTCACTTATCTAGTTTCAGGATTTGAATATAGCCTAAATTGTAAGAAGGGGTTTCCCAAGGTTAGAATTTTGGTGATGGTTGGTCTCTTGCATTTTTGGCTATTTTTGGTTTATTTCAAATGGATTCCATGAATACACTAATTTTCAGTATCATATAATATTGGCCACATGAAGCTCATGCCTAAGCATCCCGAAGCCTAAACTAATCGATAATAATTATTTTTGGCTACCAAATTCAATATGTCGCTTGGAGTTT
The sequence above is a segment of the Papaver somniferum cultivar HN1 unplaced genomic scaffold, ASM357369v1 unplaced-scaffold_125, whole genome shotgun sequence genome. Coding sequences within it:
- the LOC113331147 gene encoding HIPL1 protein-like — encoded protein: MDGNGGIRGILLSIVLLLQLPFHSVAFPLCTNSRAPVISKTPLKFCSYNGSTCCDSAKDSQLKKQLQAYNVSSTACASLLKSILCAQCDQYSADIFKIEFGVRNVPVLCNSTTLEVNSTQSNTARNDFCSKVWDTCQNASILNSPFAPSLQGSTGGGAKINSSSKLTDLWQSKADFCGSFGGSSSEEGSLCFDGKPVFFNENSTTTETEAPPNGLCLEKLGNDSFLNMVAHPDGSNRVFLANQKGEIWLAAVPENGSGEALVFEESPFLDLTDQVHFDTEFGLLGIAFHPDFTRNGRFFVSYNCDKVTSPRCSGRCACNSDAKCDPSKLASDSGADPCQYHSVIAEYSSNGTASKSSLKAVVNPTEVQRIFTMGLPFTGHHAGQILFGPADGYLYFMMGDGGKIGDPYNFSQNKKSLLGKIMRFDIDNAPSANESDHGLWGNYSIPKDNPYVDDKDSEPEIFAMGFRNPWRCSFDSKRPSYFLCADVGQEIYEEVDIITKGGNYGWRVYEGNSHYNPPESPGGNTSSNSINPIFPVMGYSHSDANEGDKEGSASIAGGYFYRSMTDPCMYGRYLYADLYAGAMWAAEEIPTGSGKFNTTKIPFSCGSNSPIPCTYEVGSSVPDLGYIFSYGEDNKKDIYLLASSGVYRIVRPSRCNYACSKDNGTTSNSTPKPSDPSSSSRLMGTWLYKIMSLLYSSFLILLCFNL